Proteins encoded within one genomic window of Candidatus Thermoplasmatota archaeon:
- a CDS encoding transglutaminase family protein, which translates to MIKGMFSLSKVLIANLGAFKKMRYSASGEKYIRPPRRYEILEYREGIKCCISDEKYLRPTRYCNPHAPEVIALANELGAFEKSDREFAEVAFDFAKRKLTLEILPMDGVENTLRRGTGTCIHEISVFIALCRAAGIKARYKLYAPSMIQSWNDALMVDDLLKKWYETMGYFMLHGEGEAYVDGEWVVVDVGSTPERQAAASIPITKFGEDSIGVWFSAMPDSVMHVESFPYGMDVLLKLAKKVTPRTLDKVNASIIGQIEKGKNIIEEAGGEWVYDEKARRKKVQRAPKVELEPKKEIVFVSEN; encoded by the coding sequence ATGATAAAAGGGATGTTTTCGCTGAGTAAAGTTCTTATTGCGAATTTAGGGGCTTTTAAAAAAATGAGGTACAGTGCCTCGGGAGAAAAATATATCAGGCCGCCGCGACGGTATGAAATTCTTGAATATAGGGAAGGAATAAAATGCTGTATTTCAGATGAAAAATATCTGAGGCCAACTCGTTACTGTAATCCTCATGCCCCGGAGGTGATAGCACTGGCAAACGAATTGGGGGCTTTTGAAAAATCCGACCGTGAGTTTGCAGAAGTTGCCTTTGATTTTGCCAAACGTAAACTAACCCTGGAAATATTGCCGATGGACGGAGTGGAAAACACACTCAGGCGGGGGACGGGTACGTGCATACACGAAATATCCGTATTTATTGCCTTGTGTAGGGCCGCTGGAATAAAGGCACGGTACAAGCTTTACGCCCCTTCTATGATTCAGTCATGGAATGATGCTCTTATGGTGGATGATCTACTGAAAAAATGGTATGAGACAATGGGATACTTCATGTTGCATGGGGAGGGGGAAGCTTACGTCGATGGCGAGTGGGTGGTTGTAGATGTTGGTTCTACTCCTGAAAGACAGGCGGCTGCGTCTATACCAATAACAAAGTTTGGTGAAGATTCCATAGGCGTATGGTTCTCTGCAATGCCAGATTCAGTAATGCATGTGGAATCATTTCCTTATGGAATGGATGTGCTTCTGAAATTGGCCAAAAAGGTGACCCCCAGAACATTAGATAAAGTCAATGCAAGCATCATTGGTCAGATAGAGAAAGGAAAAAATATAATAGAAGAGGCGGGCGGAGAATGGGTATACGATGAAAAGGCAAGGAGAAAAAAAGTGCAGAGAGCGCCAAAAGTTGAATTGGAACCCAAAAAGGAGATTGTTTTTGTGAGTGAAAACTGA